From one Halothece sp. PCC 7418 genomic stretch:
- a CDS encoding alpha/beta hydrolase translates to MESENQVSTSGKPFQRFWLLAICAIGSLSGLGIVLPVVAAETVILRHQSQRVAIPLNELKTFAESGESSESLAIFLEQIPLESSRIRELMNREISDTGRLLGPNDLQFLAIQYNKLIGDPLGRPIIEPLVEALEKTFADDRRITTLELLETYDRDEVRVDLPRLDRSVTEYERFVERIEPILAVTELLLHELVCECELQGGNFQEQEMGYPPQLVASIIPVTPASDSSPMAQRLITLPPIDGAEKVTFQYGVITVNFRVDDLTTFAETGEYPSVWNTYFGIANVSPENFRALLLKEISVDPIALHKRLNSLLGEYLLFQVSRVVHGKAGNSNIQVLRSSLMRSALSNNQLTFLEFLQNFPLSVVVIEGLNLKRFARNVGQQGVVGTVTTGVDDLLLELQSEAADEICDCPE, encoded by the coding sequence ATGGAATCAGAAAATCAAGTTAGCACGAGTGGAAAACCCTTTCAGCGATTTTGGTTACTTGCCATTTGCGCGATCGGGAGTTTGAGCGGTTTGGGAATTGTCTTACCCGTTGTCGCTGCGGAAACCGTTATTTTGCGCCATCAAAGTCAGCGTGTTGCGATCCCCTTGAATGAGTTAAAAACGTTTGCGGAGTCGGGAGAAAGCAGTGAATCTTTAGCGATCTTCCTAGAACAAATTCCTCTGGAAAGTAGTCGGATTCGAGAGTTAATGAACCGAGAGATCTCGGATACAGGAAGACTTTTGGGTCCGAATGATTTGCAGTTTCTCGCAATTCAGTACAATAAACTCATTGGCGACCCCCTAGGTCGACCAATCATCGAACCCTTAGTGGAAGCCCTAGAAAAAACCTTTGCTGATGATCGTCGGATCACGACCCTTGAATTGCTCGAAACGTATGACAGGGATGAAGTCAGAGTGGATTTGCCAAGACTGGATCGCTCTGTTACAGAATATGAACGCTTTGTGGAGCGTATCGAACCCATTTTAGCAGTGACTGAGCTTCTCTTACACGAGTTAGTGTGTGAGTGTGAATTGCAAGGAGGAAACTTTCAAGAGCAAGAGATGGGTTATCCTCCCCAACTGGTTGCCTCGATCATCCCCGTTACCCCTGCTAGCGATTCTAGCCCTATGGCACAACGCCTGATTACACTTCCCCCCATTGATGGTGCAGAGAAAGTCACCTTTCAATATGGGGTCATTACCGTCAATTTTCGAGTAGATGACTTGACGACGTTTGCAGAAACGGGAGAATATCCGTCCGTTTGGAATACTTACTTCGGGATTGCTAACGTTTCCCCAGAAAATTTCCGCGCCCTCCTCCTCAAAGAAATTTCCGTTGATCCCATTGCACTACATAAACGCCTCAATTCCCTCCTCGGAGAATATCTTCTGTTTCAAGTTTCCCGTGTTGTACATGGAAAAGCAGGAAATTCCAACATTCAAGTGTTGCGCTCCTCGTTAATGCGATCTGCCTTGAGCAATAATCAATTGACATTCCTAGAATTTCTCCAAAACTTCCCGTTATCTGTCGTTGTCATTGAAGGGTTGAATTTAAAGCGGTTTGCCCGCAATGTCGGTCAACAAGGGGTAGTGGGAACGGTAACCACAGGGGTTGATGATTTGCTTTTAGAACTGCAATCAGAGGCTGCGGATGAGATTTGCGATTGCCCCGAATAG
- a CDS encoding C45 family peptidase yields the protein MKQPLTPLIISLAIASLVPFPQGEAIAQDPATELPQLVNWQPPPNWEPVPPRREERGSITIIWLSGTPYEMGLQQAELVGEGVEAMGRETLNTLDFFGRAFGLSRLAIRRSFSPFVEECSGLSEGTSMTMEACMMLAFGDVYQEVFGTLLPQILFNDGCSSFIVRGEATADGQLYHAHTLDSFAALDHLIQNPTLVIRQPTGGIPSVSVTAPGSVVPTQAMNAAGISIAVNSAHPDEFDDLSLQGTSNVQMMGEVMSRATSLEEAIAIFNAQERMRANIIAIADGNQEQGGILELLGFESTLRPIDEQGIVYASNHFVAEGFAGRDTPSDSSYSRFNRYQQLLEPDGKDSVYGTLNPEGAIQVLRDRVNPETGEISPPDLFDDDISIGGNGPLRQVVFEPKTGLFWVASGVETPVPEAPFLCFSLSELLGFPNAVSCPAPEIK from the coding sequence ATGAAACAACCACTCACTCCCCTTATTATCTCCCTCGCGATCGCGAGCCTTGTTCCTTTTCCGCAAGGAGAAGCCATTGCCCAAGATCCTGCAACAGAACTGCCTCAATTGGTAAACTGGCAACCGCCCCCAAACTGGGAACCCGTCCCCCCGCGTCGAGAAGAACGAGGCTCAATTACCATTATTTGGCTATCGGGTACGCCCTATGAAATGGGACTCCAACAGGCGGAACTGGTGGGGGAGGGGGTGGAAGCCATGGGACGAGAGACACTTAACACGCTAGACTTTTTCGGACGCGCCTTTGGTTTATCCCGCTTGGCGATTCGTCGCTCTTTTTCCCCGTTCGTGGAAGAATGCAGCGGTTTATCTGAGGGGACTAGCATGACCATGGAGGCTTGTATGATGCTTGCTTTTGGGGATGTTTATCAAGAAGTCTTTGGCACGTTGTTACCCCAGATTTTGTTTAACGATGGCTGTTCTAGCTTTATTGTGAGGGGAGAAGCCACGGCAGATGGTCAGCTTTATCATGCCCACACTTTAGATAGTTTTGCTGCTCTCGATCATTTGATTCAAAATCCCACGCTGGTCATCCGACAGCCGACTGGGGGGATTCCATCGGTTTCCGTGACCGCCCCAGGGTCAGTGGTTCCCACTCAAGCGATGAACGCTGCTGGGATTTCTATCGCCGTGAATTCGGCACACCCAGACGAGTTTGATGATTTGTCTTTGCAAGGCACGAGTAACGTACAAATGATGGGAGAAGTGATGTCACGGGCAACTTCTCTGGAAGAAGCAATTGCCATCTTTAACGCCCAGGAACGAATGCGGGCGAATATCATCGCGATCGCGGATGGTAATCAGGAACAAGGGGGAATACTGGAGTTGCTTGGCTTTGAAAGTACGTTGCGCCCTATTGATGAACAAGGGATTGTTTACGCCTCCAACCATTTTGTTGCTGAGGGATTTGCTGGACGGGATACTCCCAGCGATTCCAGTTACAGTCGTTTCAACCGTTATCAACAGCTTCTCGAACCAGATGGCAAAGATTCGGTTTACGGAACGCTTAATCCTGAGGGGGCGATTCAAGTGTTGCGCGATCGTGTCAACCCCGAAACTGGAGAAATCAGCCCACCCGATCTGTTTGACGACGATATCAGTATCGGGGGCAATGGTCCTTTGCGCCAGGTCGTTTTTGAGCCAAAAACTGGTTTATTTTGGGTGGCAAGTGGGGTTGAGACTCCCGTTCCCGAAGCCCCTTTTCTCTGTTTTTCTCTTTCTGAATTGCTCGGTTTTCCTAATGCAGTATCCTGCCCAGCACCAGAAATTAAATGA
- a CDS encoding ABC transporter permease — protein MSRTKALRYYIFVRLLLAPLMLWTITTLVFLLLRATPGDPADAILGARAPEAAKEALREQLGLNQPLLWQYLDYLGDLLRLDLGNSLTSRGLSVWQVIQDYFPATVELSLFSMTIALLVGLGVGMVAAAKSGTLIDALGRLFGVVTYSLPLFWVGMLLQLVFAVQLGWFPLGTRFPISEPTPFDVTGLYTVDSLLQGNLGQFFTALYYLALPSFTLGLLLSGIFERIVRINLKQTLKADYVEAARARGLSERRILLAHALRNALIPVITVLGLTFAALLSGAVLTEVTFSWPGLGNRLYEAISLRDYPTVQGIMVFFGAIVVFASILIDIINAYIDPRIRY, from the coding sequence GTGTCTCGTACTAAAGCCCTTCGTTATTACATTTTCGTCCGTTTACTTCTCGCCCCCCTCATGTTGTGGACGATTACCACCCTTGTCTTCCTGCTCTTACGCGCCACACCAGGTGATCCAGCTGATGCGATTTTAGGTGCAAGAGCACCAGAAGCAGCAAAAGAAGCACTGCGAGAACAGCTTGGACTCAACCAGCCCTTGTTATGGCAATATTTAGATTATTTAGGGGATTTATTGCGCTTAGATTTGGGTAATTCTCTCACCAGTCGCGGGTTGTCAGTTTGGCAAGTGATTCAGGATTATTTTCCCGCTACCGTGGAACTGTCTTTATTTAGTATGACGATCGCGCTGTTAGTTGGTTTAGGGGTGGGAATGGTGGCTGCTGCCAAATCAGGGACACTGATTGATGCACTGGGACGCTTGTTTGGTGTTGTGACCTATTCTCTCCCGTTGTTTTGGGTGGGAATGCTCTTACAACTGGTTTTTGCCGTACAGTTAGGCTGGTTTCCCTTAGGCACCCGCTTTCCCATTAGTGAACCCACTCCCTTTGATGTAACGGGACTTTATACGGTTGATAGCCTCCTGCAAGGGAACTTAGGACAATTCTTCACCGCCTTGTATTATCTGGCGTTACCGAGTTTTACCCTTGGCTTACTCCTCAGTGGCATTTTTGAGCGTATTGTTCGCATTAACCTCAAACAAACTCTGAAAGCCGATTATGTGGAAGCAGCAAGGGCAAGAGGCTTATCAGAAAGACGGATTTTATTGGCTCATGCCCTCCGCAATGCCTTGATTCCCGTGATTACTGTCTTAGGTTTAACCTTTGCTGCGTTACTGAGTGGGGCAGTTTTAACTGAAGTGACCTTTTCTTGGCCTGGGTTAGGCAATCGGTTGTATGAGGCCATTTCCTTGCGGGATTATCCCACAGTACAGGGGATTATGGTCTTTTTTGGCGCGATCGTTGTTTTCGCCAGTATTCTGATTGATATTATTAACGCCTACATTGATCCCCGCATTCGCTATTGA
- a CDS encoding DUF4239 domain-containing protein has translation MLNLTANKLSRVMILSSLLSSLLTYFAIVAFVLLSIWIGIHLGQYIQRHKKNGKNLSAGSIVSAMLALLGFMLALTLSLVSSRYAARKALVLEEANALGTAILRTDFLEEPLRTQSRQLLIDYVDLRSQVQDIKNKSQLQKLLVDSEAIQDELWSLANKASSEEKETEVFALYIQSLNEVIDLHSERYNQGLQYRLHPTIWLLTYFVTMLAMVAVGYEFGLSNSGSVLGFLLLALMFSAIVLVILDLDKTATKSLIPVSQQPILDLQEKLKSSNK, from the coding sequence ATGCTTAATCTTACAGCTAATAAACTTAGTAGAGTTATGATCCTTAGTTCTCTATTGAGTTCTCTACTGACCTATTTCGCGATCGTTGCTTTTGTCCTTTTATCAATTTGGATTGGCATTCATTTAGGACAATACATTCAACGACATAAGAAAAATGGGAAAAATCTCTCGGCAGGGTCAATTGTCAGTGCGATGCTGGCTTTGCTGGGTTTCATGCTGGCATTAACCTTGTCGCTGGTCTCTTCACGCTATGCTGCTCGTAAAGCATTAGTCTTGGAGGAAGCGAACGCCCTTGGCACAGCGATATTGCGTACAGATTTCTTGGAAGAACCTTTGCGTACCCAATCTCGACAACTTTTAATTGATTATGTGGATCTGAGATCTCAGGTACAAGACATAAAAAATAAAAGCCAACTCCAGAAGCTATTGGTCGATTCAGAAGCCATACAAGATGAACTTTGGTCTCTAGCCAACAAGGCTTCCAGTGAAGAAAAAGAGACGGAAGTGTTTGCGCTATATATCCAGTCATTAAACGAAGTGATTGATTTGCACTCAGAACGCTACAATCAAGGGCTTCAATATCGTTTACATCCAACTATTTGGCTTCTAACCTATTTTGTCACGATGCTTGCCATGGTAGCTGTCGGATATGAATTCGGGCTTAGCAATTCAGGAAGTGTTTTAGGTTTCTTATTGCTGGCTCTTATGTTTTCAGCAATTGTCTTAGTCATCTTAGACCTAGATAAGACAGCCACGAAAAGTTTAATTCCCGTCAGCCAGCAACCGATTCTTGATCTGCAAGAGAAGCTAAAATCCTCCAACAAATGA
- a CDS encoding exodeoxyribonuclease VII small subunit yields the protein MKSLLNLLSISVVNCLLFLTDASAQRLNQPTFFEEGREQFEELIQKLEQSQPNAELTIDESIQQWHPITSEDGGFSVWVPLGILFDDTETIQIGETPLIFRILSSQVSTGKFVVAYADAPNLPTDQLFTAVKDALVQRTAFEITHVESITVDGNIGESLILRSDAGQISTYILLGNSRLYVVGVRQSQENLSSEVANRFLSSFQFTSN from the coding sequence ATGAAATCATTACTAAATCTGTTATCGATCAGTGTTGTCAATTGCTTACTCTTCCTAACTGATGCTTCCGCCCAACGATTGAATCAACCCACCTTTTTTGAAGAAGGTCGTGAACAGTTTGAAGAACTAATTCAGAAACTAGAACAGTCGCAACCTAACGCTGAACTCACGATTGATGAAAGTATTCAGCAATGGCACCCGATTACATCCGAAGACGGTGGATTTTCAGTTTGGGTTCCGTTAGGAATCTTGTTTGATGACACTGAGACTATTCAAATCGGAGAAACCCCTTTAATTTTCAGAATCCTGTCTAGCCAAGTTTCTACAGGTAAATTCGTTGTTGCCTATGCAGACGCACCTAATCTCCCAACAGACCAGCTTTTTACCGCCGTGAAAGATGCTCTGGTTCAGCGCACAGCCTTTGAGATCACTCATGTCGAAAGTATCACAGTGGATGGCAATATAGGAGAATCTCTGATTTTGAGAAGCGATGCTGGTCAAATCTCAACTTATATTCTTTTAGGGAACAGTCGTTTATACGTCGTGGGGGTTCGACAGTCACAAGAAAATCTATCCTCGGAAGTAGCAAATAGATTCCTGAGTTCATTTCAGTTTACAAGCAATTAA
- a CDS encoding BamA/TamA family outer membrane protein yields MILLVGISNLVRIQPSFAESEAVSPVKLSSLEMDYSTQAKDLQHYSFFFIDESSPLMPIDSVDDPERDRLMIGQAGDLKVPLGEATGNLLFGFGSLTQEPTTVRSANRRRAALRGRDTLGNLAVDTYLGFKPSDDELTLLEIKPDLTGKLINFDLIYVNLGNSDDYWQVNLFNQRSRSPSFENGETAVDLPNGNVPWVDRVGVGLEYVRDFTPGWRTAFGINYQRIAVRDEIFSSDLQPFDERGNPLTLDDDGNDTMLLLGVSTLFSTIDEPSFPTEGSRLRFAIDQSIPVGDADLTFTRLEFSASQYFPLQIYQIGKLDPQVLILNIQAGTVMGDDLPPYEAFNLGGSSSVRGFAKGEVGSGKSFIQGSVELRLPLFTALKSNFGVNLFMDYADDLGTADQIVGNPADVRDKPGSGFGYGLGLYGDTPIGFTRFELGFTDEGSSQFHFLVFGDRF; encoded by the coding sequence ATGATTTTGCTGGTTGGAATCTCGAATTTAGTTCGCATCCAGCCTAGTTTTGCTGAGTCGGAAGCAGTTTCCCCTGTCAAACTATCATCACTAGAAATGGATTACTCAACTCAGGCGAAAGATTTACAGCACTATTCTTTTTTCTTCATTGATGAGAGTTCGCCCCTGATGCCCATTGACTCTGTTGATGACCCTGAGAGGGATCGTTTAATGATTGGGCAGGCGGGTGACTTAAAAGTTCCTTTAGGAGAAGCAACAGGAAACCTGTTGTTTGGGTTTGGCAGTTTAACGCAAGAGCCGACTACTGTCCGTTCCGCCAATCGCCGTCGAGCAGCTTTGAGGGGACGCGATACCCTCGGTAACTTAGCGGTTGATACCTACTTGGGATTTAAACCCTCTGATGATGAATTAACACTGCTTGAGATTAAGCCCGATCTGACAGGAAAGTTAATCAATTTCGATTTGATTTATGTAAATTTGGGCAATTCTGATGATTATTGGCAGGTTAATCTCTTTAACCAGCGATCGCGCTCCCCGTCTTTTGAAAATGGAGAAACTGCGGTCGATTTGCCCAATGGGAATGTTCCCTGGGTTGATCGCGTCGGTGTCGGCTTGGAATATGTTAGAGACTTCACCCCCGGATGGCGTACCGCCTTTGGCATTAACTATCAACGGATTGCCGTGCGCGATGAGATTTTTTCCTCTGACTTGCAACCGTTTGATGAACGGGGAAATCCTTTAACCCTTGACGATGATGGCAATGACACCATGCTGTTATTAGGGGTGTCAACGTTATTTAGTACCATTGATGAACCGAGTTTTCCGACTGAGGGGAGTCGTCTTCGTTTCGCGATCGATCAGTCGATCCCTGTCGGAGACGCAGACTTAACGTTTACAAGGCTGGAGTTTAGCGCGTCCCAATACTTTCCGTTGCAAATCTATCAAATCGGAAAACTCGACCCCCAAGTTCTCATTCTCAATATTCAAGCAGGAACAGTCATGGGAGACGATTTACCGCCTTACGAAGCATTTAACCTCGGCGGATCAAGCTCGGTACGGGGGTTTGCTAAGGGAGAAGTCGGCTCTGGGAAAAGTTTTATTCAGGGGTCTGTTGAGTTGCGATTGCCTCTCTTCACCGCTTTAAAGTCTAACTTTGGGGTGAATCTTTTCATGGACTATGCCGATGATTTGGGAACCGCCGATCAGATTGTTGGTAACCCAGCAGATGTTCGCGATAAGCCTGGCAGTGGTTTCGGGTATGGCTTGGGGCTTTATGGCGATACCCCCATCGGTTTTACTCGCTTTGAATTGGGGTTTACCGATGAAGGAAGCAGTCAGTTCCATTTTCTCGTCTTCGGCGATCGATTTTGA
- a CDS encoding LuxR C-terminal-related transcriptional regulator: MMNDISWKDTTGVISTKMNLPSLRQDLLERKRLKGLLDQGMQGSLLLVSAPAGYGKSVLVGQWLNSRKEPSSWLSLDQTDNNPIIFLKYFIAAIEQLFPEACLQTKEQLKANGFSSLPILTNSLLNKINQIESSFILVLDNYHCIHHPEIHHFISLILKYPPSALHLVIITRKDPALPLSTLRAQGQLTELRTKELAFTLLETEYFLHQNQFLEGQINRQALLNLQNELEGWAVGLRLISLILFQQANPNNFLFHLPEDIASIEEYLREEVLAVQPLSVKKWLTQSSMFNCFCFPLVEAVFLSDGMFQESDFLDMMNHGNLLVTPLDEAGKWYRYHPLLRKVLLKQLQEQYRPQDITAWHLQASQWFESEDLIDDAIAHALAANNVIRAVEIIEGHRLKTLNAEQWDQLEIWLKQIPPEILQQRSPLLLSQGWIACFRHQFREVALILQQLEDDPLAPELLAEFNSLQGIVFFWEGQAESSLRYLETALASLSETAHRIRNETQIYFGLALYICGEKRNAIQFFTADRKRCHRNIYMVKGLGLLYTLSGQLTPALEIAQQVEKIEPVNHWAHYLQGAAYFRRNHPEQALLHFHCVAESGNLREVRLIIDSLIGLTLTYQALQQADSATATMKQVLAFARETGDFEMIAIAHSAQARLALLQGDLFSASQWLHSFEDTPHASSLFCWLEVPIITQVRVLSAIGCKQSLQNATELLQPLREEAESLNYTCQIIEIGLLQALVLEKQGDWEKALAVLESVTLLAESGSFMRPFIELGYPLATLIRQLHQYSPQCCFKRRLLEILNLPTKQSQFNIQMVEYLTHREAEILEMLSQRLQDKEIAKQLGISRTTVKSHLKHLYQKLNVHNRRQAVVRATELGFITPIFKN; encoded by the coding sequence ATGATGAATGATATTAGCTGGAAGGATACGACTGGGGTGATTTCAACGAAAATGAATCTCCCTTCGTTGAGACAGGATTTGTTGGAAAGAAAACGCTTAAAGGGACTTTTGGATCAAGGGATGCAAGGTTCATTACTCTTAGTTTCAGCGCCCGCAGGATATGGTAAAAGTGTATTAGTTGGTCAGTGGCTCAATTCTCGGAAAGAACCAAGCAGTTGGCTATCTTTGGATCAAACAGATAATAATCCGATCATTTTTCTAAAATATTTTATCGCAGCCATAGAACAATTATTTCCTGAAGCCTGTTTACAAACGAAGGAACAGTTAAAGGCAAATGGTTTTTCATCATTGCCAATTTTGACGAACTCTTTGCTCAATAAAATTAATCAAATTGAATCATCTTTTATTTTAGTTCTGGATAACTATCATTGCATTCATCATCCAGAAATCCATCACTTTATTAGTCTGATTCTGAAATATCCGCCATCGGCTTTACACTTAGTTATCATAACGCGAAAAGATCCTGCTTTGCCTCTCTCTACTCTACGAGCACAAGGTCAACTCACTGAATTACGAACGAAAGAACTGGCGTTTACTCTGTTAGAAACTGAGTATTTTCTTCACCAGAATCAGTTTCTAGAAGGTCAAATTAATCGACAGGCTTTATTAAATTTACAGAATGAACTGGAGGGATGGGCCGTTGGTTTACGTTTGATTTCTCTAATTTTATTTCAGCAAGCGAATCCGAATAATTTTCTGTTTCATTTGCCAGAAGATATCGCTTCCATTGAGGAATATTTGCGGGAAGAAGTGCTTGCTGTACAACCCCTAAGCGTAAAAAAATGGCTGACACAATCTTCAATGTTTAACTGCTTTTGCTTTCCTTTAGTAGAAGCAGTTTTTTTATCAGATGGAATGTTTCAGGAAAGTGACTTTCTAGACATGATGAATCATGGAAATCTGTTAGTTACTCCTTTAGATGAAGCTGGAAAATGGTATCGCTATCATCCCTTATTGCGGAAGGTATTACTGAAACAGCTACAAGAGCAATATCGCCCTCAAGATATTACTGCATGGCATCTACAAGCCAGTCAGTGGTTTGAGTCTGAGGATTTAATTGATGACGCGATCGCGCACGCTTTAGCTGCGAATAACGTAATCCGTGCAGTTGAAATCATCGAAGGACATCGTTTAAAAACCTTAAATGCAGAGCAATGGGATCAACTTGAGATTTGGTTGAAACAAATCCCACCAGAGATTTTACAGCAGCGATCGCCGCTTTTATTAAGTCAGGGTTGGATTGCGTGCTTTCGCCATCAGTTTCGAGAGGTTGCACTGATATTACAACAATTAGAAGATGACCCATTAGCACCCGAATTATTAGCCGAATTCAACAGTTTACAAGGGATTGTATTTTTCTGGGAAGGACAAGCTGAAAGCAGTTTAAGATACTTAGAAACAGCATTAGCGTCTCTATCAGAAACGGCTCACAGAATCCGCAATGAAACGCAAATCTATTTCGGTCTCGCCCTTTACATTTGTGGAGAAAAGCGAAACGCCATCCAATTTTTCACAGCAGATCGGAAACGGTGCCATCGTAATATCTATATGGTAAAGGGATTAGGCCTGCTCTATACCTTATCGGGTCAGTTAACCCCTGCACTAGAAATTGCACAGCAAGTGGAGAAAATCGAACCCGTTAACCATTGGGCGCACTATCTGCAAGGGGCTGCTTATTTCCGCAGAAATCATCCTGAACAGGCGTTACTGCATTTTCACTGTGTTGCTGAAAGTGGAAATTTGAGAGAAGTAAGATTAATCATTGATAGTCTGATTGGGCTAACGCTGACTTATCAAGCATTGCAGCAAGCGGATTCTGCAACCGCAACCATGAAACAAGTGCTAGCATTTGCCAGAGAAACAGGGGATTTTGAGATGATCGCGATCGCGCATTCTGCTCAAGCCAGACTCGCCTTATTACAAGGGGATCTTTTCTCAGCATCTCAGTGGTTGCACTCTTTTGAAGATACCCCCCATGCTTCTAGCCTATTTTGTTGGCTCGAAGTCCCGATCATCACTCAAGTTCGAGTTTTAAGCGCGATCGGCTGTAAACAATCTTTACAAAACGCAACCGAATTACTACAACCCCTTAGAGAAGAAGCAGAAAGTCTCAATTATACTTGCCAAATTATCGAAATTGGACTCTTACAAGCCCTTGTCCTAGAAAAACAAGGGGATTGGGAAAAAGCATTAGCCGTTTTAGAATCAGTGACCCTTCTTGCAGAGTCAGGTAGCTTTATGCGTCCCTTTATTGAGCTCGGTTATCCTCTTGCAACGCTGATCCGACAGTTGCATCAATACAGTCCTCAATGTTGTTTCAAAAGACGACTTTTAGAGATATTGAATCTTCCCACAAAACAATCTCAATTCAATATACAGATGGTTGAATATCTCACCCACCGAGAAGCCGAAATTTTAGAAATGCTTTCACAACGACTGCAAGATAAAGAAATCGCAAAACAGTTAGGAATTTCAAGAACAACCGTTAAGTCTCACCTGAAACATCTTTACCAGAAACTCAATGTTCATAATCGCAGACAAGCAGTGGTTCGCGCAACAGAATTAGGTTTTATTACTCCAATTTTTAAGAATTAA
- a CDS encoding mechanosensitive ion channel family protein yields the protein MTYAQSESQGQSQSSPSETDQFPVTLGDKTLFTIGADLPRMQASQRARLASEEIQRIAHDHDIPLNSIVARPIQEEEVYLISQIRNNEESQIIVLVNKNDAAIAQHPVSDLANEWLEAIQDGIGEYRQQYSLRRRIIGVIALVIATVVLIILLRVTQRLLKTIQHSIDTWRETRVYPIRFRGLVIVSVNEQVLFAHSLISLLSWVLLGIYLVGYFILITFFFPRTENFGRRMLQLFQTPFISIWESAINFLPNLFVILIVIILARFVFKTNKLIFDSLATGRVRWPGFYQDWARPTQKLVFVLIWLVTLAMILPYLPIFESPAIQGLGLLAGALLSLGGAGTISNIIAGYVIIFSRAFQVGDLIAFENYQGFVHKKSILATQIRTFDDEILTIPSDTLQSKTIMNYSAAVHELKLSLAMRTTITLGYDVPWRQVHAVLVEAALATPSVLADPAPFVLQTSLDDFYVTYQLKIFLNEPEQIEQIYSNLLQNVQDYCNAAGIEIMSPHYAAVRDGNQNTIPASYLPKNYTRPRFQIEFPKSFRE from the coding sequence TTGACCTACGCGCAATCAGAATCTCAGGGTCAATCTCAATCTTCCCCAAGTGAAACGGATCAATTTCCAGTTACTTTAGGAGACAAAACCTTATTTACGATTGGGGCTGATCTCCCGAGGATGCAAGCATCACAACGGGCACGTCTTGCTAGCGAAGAGATTCAAAGGATTGCCCACGATCATGATATTCCGCTCAACAGCATTGTTGCTCGTCCGATTCAAGAAGAAGAAGTTTATCTAATTTCCCAGATTCGCAATAACGAGGAATCCCAAATTATTGTTTTAGTCAACAAAAATGATGCTGCCATTGCTCAACATCCTGTGTCAGATCTAGCAAACGAGTGGCTAGAGGCAATTCAAGACGGAATTGGTGAATATCGCCAACAATATAGCTTAAGAAGAAGGATTATTGGTGTTATCGCTCTTGTCATTGCTACCGTAGTTCTCATTATTTTATTACGAGTAACTCAGCGTCTGTTGAAAACTATTCAACATTCGATCGATACTTGGCGAGAAACAAGAGTATATCCGATCCGATTCCGAGGCTTAGTTATTGTCAGTGTTAATGAACAAGTTTTATTTGCGCACTCCCTAATCTCGCTATTAAGCTGGGTGCTACTAGGTATTTACTTGGTCGGCTATTTTATCCTGATTACCTTCTTTTTTCCGAGAACAGAGAATTTTGGCAGAAGGATGTTGCAGTTGTTTCAAACTCCCTTCATTTCAATCTGGGAATCAGCAATTAATTTTCTGCCGAACTTGTTTGTGATTTTAATCGTCATTATTTTGGCTCGGTTTGTTTTTAAGACGAATAAGCTCATTTTTGATTCTCTTGCAACGGGTCGTGTCAGATGGCCCGGCTTTTATCAAGACTGGGCGCGACCCACCCAAAAGTTAGTGTTTGTTTTGATTTGGTTAGTCACCCTTGCGATGATCTTACCCTATTTGCCCATCTTTGAATCTCCAGCGATTCAGGGGTTAGGGCTGTTAGCGGGTGCGTTATTGAGCTTAGGAGGGGCGGGTACGATTTCTAATATCATTGCGGGTTACGTCATTATTTTTTCACGAGCGTTTCAAGTGGGGGATCTGATTGCATTTGAGAATTATCAGGGCTTTGTCCACAAAAAATCAATTTTAGCGACGCAAATCCGAACCTTTGATGATGAAATTTTAACGATTCCCAGCGATACGTTGCAATCCAAGACGATTATGAACTACTCAGCAGCAGTTCATGAACTCAAGTTATCTCTAGCCATGCGAACGACGATCACCCTCGGTTATGATGTGCCTTGGCGACAAGTTCATGCTGTGTTGGTAGAAGCAGCTTTAGCAACGCCATCTGTTTTAGCAGACCCCGCTCCTTTTGTCTTGCAAACCAGCTTAGATGACTTTTATGTCACCTATCAACTGAAGATTTTTTTGAACGAACCTGAGCAGATTGAACAAATCTACTCGAATTTACTACAAAATGTGCAAGATTACTGTAATGCTGCGGGGATTGAAATTATGTCGCCTCACTATGCAGCGGTTCGAGATGGTAACCAGAATACCATTCCAGCTAGTTATTTGCCGAAAAATTACACTCGACCCAGATTTCAAATTGAGTTTCCGAAGTCGTTTCGTGAATAA